In Neomonachus schauinslandi chromosome 6, ASM220157v2, whole genome shotgun sequence, a genomic segment contains:
- the NENF gene encoding neudesin, translated as MAVKGVVFDVTSGKEFYGRGAPYNALTGKDSTRGVAKMSLDPADLTHDTTGLTAEELKSLDNVFTKVYKAKYPIVGYTARRILNEDGSPNLDFKPEDQPHFDTKDEF; from the exons ATGGCAGTGAAAGGTGTGGTGTTTGATGTCACTTCTGGAAAGG agTTTTATGGACGAGGAGCCCCCTACAATGCCTTAACTGGGAAGGACTCCACCAGAGGGGTGGCCAAGATGTCCCTCGATCCCGCAGACCTCACCCATGACACT ACGGGCCTCACGGCCGAGGAGCTGAAATCCCTGGACAACGTCTTCACCAAAGTCTACAAAGCCAAGTATCCCATCGTGGGCTACACGGCCCGGAGGATTCTCAATGAGGACGGCAGCCCCAACCTGGACTTCAAGCCTGAAGACCAGCCCCATTTTGACACAAAAGACGAGTTTTGA